The following coding sequences lie in one Halorarum halophilum genomic window:
- a CDS encoding PKD domain-containing protein: MPSNTGRRPFLAAVGGIALAGAGIAATSERANAAQADEKVTLLEGTEYETTGYVQTADADGPTVLVVGGLHGNEVAGYEAAANVSDMELERGRLVTVPRANATAIESGTRIGADGTDLNRQFPTDEEPSTELARALWGVVEEYEPDVVIDLHESQELYEGDVEDGVGQAIFHSRDVRAEEEAQEAAETLNEDYVDDSTYDFTVAPFSLPPSETPNMFVHKAARDTDATAFLAETVSDGPELSTRIHWHARVVRSLVWEELLTPGEGDPEDPDDGGDAPEEENEIPVARIETDPENAEETVFSKGETVNLDASASEDPDGEIVTYEWDVNGTNEFEEGDETAEVTLSFCGELPVALRVTDDEGATATEELVLSTV, from the coding sequence ATGCCATCAAATACGGGGCGGAGGCCGTTTCTCGCAGCGGTCGGAGGGATCGCCCTCGCCGGTGCGGGGATCGCCGCCACGTCCGAACGCGCGAACGCCGCACAGGCCGACGAAAAGGTCACTCTTCTGGAAGGAACTGAGTACGAGACGACCGGCTACGTCCAGACCGCGGACGCGGACGGGCCGACCGTCCTGGTCGTCGGGGGCCTCCACGGGAACGAGGTCGCCGGCTACGAGGCGGCGGCGAACGTGTCCGACATGGAGCTCGAACGCGGGCGTCTCGTGACCGTCCCGCGGGCGAACGCCACGGCCATCGAGAGCGGAACTCGGATCGGCGCCGACGGGACCGACCTGAACCGCCAGTTCCCGACCGACGAGGAGCCGAGCACCGAGCTCGCACGTGCGCTCTGGGGCGTCGTCGAGGAGTACGAACCGGACGTCGTCATCGACCTCCACGAGTCGCAGGAGCTGTACGAGGGGGACGTCGAGGACGGCGTCGGCCAGGCCATCTTCCACTCGCGCGACGTCCGGGCCGAGGAGGAGGCCCAGGAGGCGGCCGAGACGCTGAACGAGGACTACGTCGACGACTCGACGTACGACTTCACCGTGGCCCCGTTCTCCCTGCCGCCGAGCGAGACGCCCAACATGTTCGTCCACAAGGCGGCCCGGGACACCGACGCCACGGCGTTCCTCGCCGAGACCGTATCGGACGGGCCGGAGCTCTCGACCCGGATTCACTGGCACGCCAGGGTGGTCCGGAGCCTCGTCTGGGAGGAGCTCCTCACCCCCGGTGAGGGTGACCCGGAGGACCCGGACGACGGGGGAGACGCTCCGGAGGAGGAGAACGAGATCCCCGTGGCCCGAATCGAGACCGACCCGGAGAACGCCGAGGAGACGGTGTTCTCGAAGGGTGAGACGGTCAACCTCGACGCCTCCGCCTCCGAGGACCCGGACGGCGAGATCGTGACGTACGAGTGGGACGTCAACGGGACGAACGAGTTCGAGGAGGGCGACGAGACCGCGGAGGTGACGCTCTCGTTCTGCGGCGAACTCCCCGTGGCGCTCCGCGTCACCGACGACGAGGGGGCGACCGCGACCGAGGAGCTCGTCCTCTCGACGGTGTAG
- a CDS encoding D-glucuronyl C5-epimerase family protein produces MAAPSDDDSSADSRRRFLALATAVGLTGCTGFEGHSSSAAEASTPTPSPPSTPSPTPTPSQPRIGNVPVQRRRYSLRELPYEKRPQFFGPYRQSEPKCSYPVEAVQDIDNLRMAEVDGQTGHFPLRTARWLLRLLHCYRVTGDDGFLSKAEEMSGAFLADATKVEDGGIYFPYGIDKSGSSASMEAPWYSGMCQGVALSAYTYFHELTDDDEHLETADRVLETFTTLARDTDGPWTSMVDPDGHYWVEEYPADPPTHVFNGYCVGLWGLYDYWMHVRSERSRLLLEAALTTLEHSLEYIRAPNDVSYYGLDGYFYWERGMTETYPARPYRGNAAYHEVHVAQIDKLYEISGAEHFREMRETFESDHPVDERE; encoded by the coding sequence ATGGCAGCGCCCTCCGACGACGATTCGTCCGCCGATTCACGACGCCGATTCCTCGCACTCGCCACGGCCGTCGGGTTGACCGGCTGTACGGGTTTCGAGGGGCACTCCAGCTCCGCCGCCGAGGCATCGACTCCGACGCCGTCCCCACCCTCGACGCCGTCCCCGACCCCCACGCCGTCACAGCCACGGATCGGCAACGTCCCCGTCCAGCGTCGACGGTACTCGCTGCGGGAACTCCCGTACGAGAAGCGTCCGCAGTTCTTCGGACCGTACCGACAGTCCGAGCCCAAGTGCTCGTACCCTGTAGAGGCCGTCCAGGATATCGACAACCTGCGGATGGCCGAAGTCGACGGTCAGACGGGCCACTTCCCGCTCCGGACGGCGCGCTGGCTCCTCCGACTGCTCCACTGCTATCGGGTCACGGGGGACGACGGCTTTCTCTCGAAGGCCGAGGAGATGTCGGGGGCGTTCCTCGCGGACGCCACGAAGGTCGAGGACGGCGGGATCTACTTCCCGTACGGGATCGACAAGAGCGGGTCGAGCGCCTCCATGGAGGCGCCGTGGTACTCGGGGATGTGCCAGGGCGTCGCGCTGTCGGCGTACACCTACTTCCACGAACTGACCGATGACGACGAGCACCTCGAGACAGCCGATCGCGTGCTGGAGACGTTCACCACGCTCGCGCGCGACACGGACGGTCCGTGGACGTCGATGGTCGACCCGGACGGCCACTACTGGGTGGAGGAGTACCCGGCCGACCCGCCGACGCACGTCTTCAACGGCTACTGCGTCGGCCTCTGGGGGCTCTACGATTACTGGATGCACGTGCGCTCCGAGCGGAGCCGATTGCTGCTGGAGGCCGCCCTCACGACGCTGGAACACTCCCTCGAGTACATCCGGGCCCCGAACGACGTGAGCTACTACGGGCTCGACGGGTACTTCTACTGGGAGCGCGGCATGACGGAGACGTATCCGGCCAGGCCGTACCGCGGAAACGCCGCGTACCACGAGGTTCACGTCGCGCAGATCGACAAGCTCTACGAGATCTCCGGCGCCGAGCACTTCCGGGAGATGCGGGAGACGTTCGAGTCCGACCACCCGGTGGACGAGCGGGAGTAA
- a CDS encoding alpha-amylase family protein has translation MVSVSPETWFKNAVVYAVDVEAFNDSDGDGVGDFQGLTQKLDYLDRLGVSALWLLPFYPTPNRDNGYDVSDYYGVDPRLGTLGDFVEFMDEAEARGIRVIIDLVVNHTSDQHPWFKAAQEDPDSKYRDYYVWVDERPPPDPERATVFPGEVEDERVWTYDEEADAYYYHRFYPFQPDLNLANPDVRAEIYRIMKFWLELGVAGFRVDAATLMIQPKHPDAEQLDDPHEVLRSLKRHAVARRSDAVLLAEADDAPGELESYFGDGAEMDLLMNFVLNAHLVAALATERAAPLAEGLERLPPADVGQWMNFLRNYDELNIGRLPKDLQDEVFERFAPDTDMRIYGRGIRRRLAPMLDGDERRVKLAFSLLFSMPGTPMLLYGDEIGMGEDLSLPGRTSVRTPMQWTDEENAGFSTASEDDLVLPVVSGGRFGHEEVNVAAQRADAESLLNWMERLIATRRESREIGEGSFSVIDVDHPCAFAHRYDFNGNAVVCVHNLSDGKCSLEFDLDLVQGDALYPLLGNADHTRHDDGSCEITLDDYGYIWLRLHRTGAGASRRSASESGQQSRPEGPRAQSESR, from the coding sequence ATGGTCTCCGTATCACCCGAAACCTGGTTCAAAAACGCCGTCGTGTACGCGGTGGATGTGGAGGCGTTCAACGACTCTGACGGCGACGGAGTCGGCGACTTCCAGGGACTGACCCAGAAGCTCGACTACCTCGATCGGCTGGGTGTCTCCGCGCTGTGGCTCCTCCCGTTCTATCCGACGCCTAACCGCGACAACGGGTACGACGTAAGCGACTACTACGGCGTCGACCCGCGGCTCGGCACGCTGGGCGACTTCGTCGAGTTCATGGACGAGGCCGAGGCCCGCGGGATCCGGGTCATCATCGACCTCGTGGTGAACCACACGTCCGACCAGCACCCCTGGTTCAAGGCGGCCCAGGAGGACCCCGACTCGAAGTACCGCGACTACTACGTCTGGGTGGACGAGCGACCGCCGCCGGACCCCGAGCGCGCCACGGTGTTCCCCGGGGAGGTCGAGGACGAGCGCGTGTGGACGTACGACGAGGAGGCGGACGCGTACTACTACCATCGGTTCTACCCGTTCCAGCCCGATCTGAACCTGGCGAACCCGGACGTCCGCGCCGAGATCTACCGGATCATGAAGTTCTGGCTCGAACTCGGCGTGGCGGGCTTCCGGGTCGACGCGGCGACGCTCATGATCCAGCCGAAACACCCCGACGCCGAGCAGCTCGACGACCCGCACGAGGTGCTTCGGAGCCTCAAGCGCCACGCCGTCGCGCGCCGGAGCGACGCGGTCCTGCTCGCGGAGGCCGACGACGCGCCGGGTGAGCTGGAGTCGTACTTCGGGGACGGCGCCGAGATGGACCTGCTGATGAACTTCGTCCTGAACGCCCACCTCGTCGCCGCGCTCGCGACCGAACGCGCGGCGCCGCTCGCCGAGGGGCTCGAACGCCTCCCGCCGGCGGACGTCGGCCAGTGGATGAACTTCCTGCGCAACTACGACGAGCTCAACATCGGCCGGCTTCCGAAGGACCTCCAGGACGAGGTGTTCGAGCGGTTCGCTCCCGACACGGACATGCGCATCTACGGTCGGGGAATCCGCCGCCGCCTCGCGCCGATGCTCGACGGCGACGAGCGGCGGGTCAAGCTCGCGTTCAGCCTGCTGTTCTCGATGCCCGGGACGCCGATGCTGCTGTACGGCGACGAGATCGGGATGGGCGAGGACCTCTCGCTCCCCGGCCGGACGTCCGTGCGGACGCCGATGCAGTGGACCGACGAGGAGAACGCCGGCTTCTCGACGGCGTCCGAGGACGACCTCGTGCTCCCGGTCGTCTCCGGCGGCCGGTTCGGCCACGAGGAGGTGAACGTCGCCGCCCAGCGCGCCGACGCGGAGTCGCTGCTCAACTGGATGGAGCGGCTCATCGCGACCCGCCGGGAGAGCAGGGAGATCGGCGAGGGGTCCTTCAGCGTCATCGACGTGGACCACCCGTGCGCGTTCGCCCACCGGTACGACTTCAACGGGAACGCCGTCGTCTGCGTGCACAACCTGTCGGACGGGAAGTGCTCGCTCGAGTTCGACCTGGATCTGGTCCAGGGGGACGCGCTCTACCCCCTGCTCGGGAACGCCGACCATACGCGCCACGACGACGGTAGCTGCGAGATCACCCTCGACGACTACGGCTACATCTGGCTCCGACTCCACCGAACCGGCGCGGGTGCGAGCAGGCGGTCGGCCTCGGAGAGCGGCCAGCAGAGTCGACCGGAGGGCCCGCGGGCTCAGTCGGAAAGTCGGTAG
- a CDS encoding aryl-sulfate sulfotransferase, with the protein MGNRRRVTLGVLTLLAAAVLAGGFASAQFAGDSVRGDPSVEQAFRSGDTGQVVGERDNITIVGTDSTAFVGDEGSGARQLAELVAFAPDGSIYYYDNTHTRYWDVDPVEGTNATVEYVYADHLTPEDCGSESVCTRNGVERVNLTTGETTHVYSRITPGKHSTRWHDVDRIDDERLLVADIDRDRTYIVNATTGIVEWEWDAQSQFDPESGGPYPDDWTHINDVEAVEIDGREAVMVSIRNHDQVAFIDLERGYMEDWTLGADDDHSVLYEQHNPDFIPAERGGPAVLVADSERGRVVEYQRVDGGWERSWVWADQRMTWPRDADRLPNGHTLITDSNGDRVFEIDQEGEIVWTADVGFPYESERLGTGDESEGGESADSLGLESNEPPAASGEGDLISRLAANLPPSVVNAIAYVLPPWMGIPEILAALTLLVVAPWWLLVEYRLSSYRLSLRTPFTLGRR; encoded by the coding sequence ATGGGGAATCGGCGCCGCGTCACGCTCGGAGTGCTCACACTGTTGGCAGCGGCCGTCCTCGCCGGTGGCTTCGCGTCGGCCCAGTTCGCCGGCGACAGCGTGCGGGGCGACCCGTCGGTCGAACAGGCGTTCCGCTCGGGTGACACCGGGCAGGTGGTCGGCGAGCGTGACAACATCACCATCGTCGGCACCGACTCGACGGCGTTCGTGGGCGACGAGGGGTCGGGAGCCCGTCAGCTCGCCGAACTCGTCGCGTTCGCTCCGGACGGAAGCATCTACTACTACGACAACACCCACACGCGGTACTGGGACGTCGACCCCGTGGAGGGGACGAACGCCACCGTCGAGTACGTCTACGCCGACCACCTCACCCCCGAGGACTGCGGCTCCGAGTCGGTGTGCACCCGGAACGGCGTCGAGCGGGTGAACCTCACCACGGGCGAGACGACGCACGTGTACAGCCGCATCACGCCCGGCAAGCACTCGACCCGGTGGCACGACGTCGACCGGATCGACGACGAGCGCCTCCTCGTCGCGGACATCGACCGGGATCGCACGTACATCGTGAACGCGACCACCGGGATCGTCGAGTGGGAGTGGGACGCACAGAGCCAGTTCGACCCCGAGAGCGGCGGCCCGTACCCCGACGACTGGACGCACATCAACGACGTCGAGGCCGTCGAGATCGACGGCCGCGAGGCCGTGATGGTGAGCATCCGGAACCACGACCAGGTGGCGTTCATCGACCTCGAACGGGGGTACATGGAGGACTGGACGCTCGGCGCCGACGACGACCACAGCGTGCTGTACGAGCAACACAATCCCGACTTCATCCCCGCCGAGCGGGGCGGCCCCGCGGTGCTGGTCGCCGACTCCGAGCGCGGTCGTGTCGTCGAGTACCAGCGCGTGGACGGCGGCTGGGAGCGGAGCTGGGTGTGGGCCGACCAGCGCATGACGTGGCCCCGTGACGCCGACCGCCTGCCGAACGGGCACACGCTGATCACCGACTCGAACGGCGACCGCGTGTTCGAGATCGATCAGGAGGGCGAGATCGTCTGGACCGCCGACGTCGGCTTCCCGTACGAGTCCGAAAGGCTCGGCACGGGCGACGAGAGCGAGGGCGGGGAGAGCGCCGACTCGCTCGGGTTGGAGTCGAACGAACCGCCGGCAGCGAGCGGGGAGGGCGACCTGATCTCCCGGCTCGCCGCGAACCTCCCGCCCTCGGTCGTGAACGCCATCGCGTACGTCCTGCCGCCCTGGATGGGCATTCCCGAGATCCTCGCGGCCCTGACGCTCCTCGTGGTCGCGCCGTGGTGGCTCCTGGTGGAATACCGCCTGAGTTCGTACCGACTGTCACTCCGGACGCCGTTCACGCTGGGGAGACGATGA
- a CDS encoding YihY/virulence factor BrkB family protein produces MVSLSGVVGTGKRIFSEFSGKNVTFMAAGIAYNAFISLAPLLLVLLLTVTAFGGGLEGRIVELARGALPGPIADVIAEVFEGNDVAAGASAVGLLTLLWGTLKIFRGLDTAFSEIYETEGQNSLPDQLVDGLVVLVAILVAVTATVGVTVVFARLSDTIPFVGVLTPLVLVAGLVVAFLPIYYRFPDTDVSWGDVLPGVVFAAVGWAVLQALFQVYIASTGGGTGSFFGGVIVVITWLYFSGLVLLLGAVINAVLGGHASGKAGGVGQGAAGFDTTHEEGMSRDEFAQYLRGLREGLTGHYEGMRPMEDAGGDGRYPRPVGDVEVIEQTSREGDHDEWAVSFRWRAEPDESDDRTDTGGS; encoded by the coding sequence ATGGTCAGTCTCTCCGGCGTCGTGGGAACGGGGAAACGGATCTTCTCCGAGTTCTCGGGGAAGAACGTGACGTTCATGGCCGCGGGCATCGCGTACAACGCGTTCATCTCGCTCGCGCCGCTGCTGCTCGTGCTCCTGTTGACGGTCACCGCCTTCGGGGGCGGGCTGGAGGGCCGCATCGTCGAACTCGCCCGGGGCGCCCTGCCCGGCCCCATCGCCGACGTCATCGCGGAGGTGTTCGAGGGGAACGACGTGGCGGCGGGCGCGTCGGCCGTCGGGCTCCTCACGCTGCTGTGGGGGACGCTGAAGATTTTCCGCGGGCTCGACACCGCCTTCTCGGAGATCTACGAGACGGAGGGACAGAACTCACTCCCCGACCAGCTTGTCGACGGGCTGGTCGTGCTCGTGGCCATCCTCGTGGCCGTCACCGCTACCGTGGGGGTCACCGTCGTCTTCGCGAGACTCTCGGATACGATCCCGTTCGTCGGGGTCCTGACGCCGCTCGTTCTCGTCGCCGGCCTCGTCGTCGCGTTCCTCCCCATCTACTACCGCTTCCCGGACACCGACGTGAGTTGGGGCGACGTCCTCCCGGGCGTCGTGTTCGCGGCGGTCGGCTGGGCAGTCCTCCAGGCGCTGTTCCAGGTGTACATCGCGTCCACGGGCGGGGGCACGGGGAGCTTCTTCGGCGGCGTCATCGTCGTCATCACGTGGCTGTACTTCTCTGGCCTCGTCCTCCTCCTCGGGGCGGTCATCAACGCGGTGCTCGGCGGGCACGCGTCGGGTAAGGCGGGCGGCGTCGGGCAGGGGGCCGCCGGGTTCGACACGACGCACGAGGAGGGGATGAGCCGCGACGAGTTCGCCCAGTACCTGCGCGGGCTCCGCGAGGGGCTCACCGGTCACTACGAGGGGATGCGACCGATGGAGGACGCGGGCGGTGACGGTCGGTACCCCCGACCCGTGGGCGACGTCGAGGTGATCGAACAGACCTCGCGTGAGGGCGACCACGACGAGTGGGCGGTGTCGTTCCGCTGGCGGGCCGAACCCGACGAGTCGGACGACCGGACCGATACCGGGGGGAGTTGA
- a CDS encoding glycoside hydrolase family 13 protein: MDPPASASATESEEVDRQWWKEATAYEIYPRSFYDSTGNGVGDLPGIYEKLDYLDDLGVDLLWLTPVYDSPLADFGYDIRDYRSILPEYGTMDDWERVRDGLHDRDIRLVMDLVVNHTSDEHTWFQQSRREVDPYTDYYIWREGESGDPPNNWESLFGGSAWTYDEVRGEYYLHLFDEKQPDLDWRNPAVREDVYEMMRWWLDRDVDGFRMDVVNLLSKTEGFPDGDAGSVVTGSEHFINGPRMHEYLREMDERVLSNYDDIVTVGEMPGVSVDGAREYVSDGPLDMVFHFEHMRLDAGEGDAWDFRDWELSDLKETFTRWQTGLAEDGWNALYLNNHDQPRMVSRFGDEEYRVTSAKLLGTLLHTLRGTPFVYQGEEIGMTNVPFESAGQFADVETLRYVERMLERDDVEGFADISEAVRYGSRDNARTPMQWSDEPNGGFTTGEPWLAVNPNYPEVNVEDARADPNSVWHYYRRLADLREEHDVLVYGRYDLVAPEHPQIYSYLRSLGDERALVVLNFFGDEPRFDLPESIEYGEADLLLANYDVERPAPPDAFDLRPYEARVYRLD; the protein is encoded by the coding sequence ATGGATCCCCCAGCCTCGGCGAGTGCTACGGAATCGGAGGAGGTCGATCGGCAGTGGTGGAAGGAGGCGACCGCCTACGAGATATACCCCCGGAGCTTCTACGACTCCACCGGCAACGGCGTCGGTGACCTCCCCGGCATCTACGAGAAACTCGACTACCTCGACGACCTCGGCGTCGACCTCCTGTGGCTGACGCCGGTGTACGACTCCCCGCTCGCGGACTTCGGCTACGACATCCGGGACTACCGCTCCATCCTCCCCGAGTACGGCACGATGGACGACTGGGAGCGGGTGCGCGACGGCCTCCACGACCGGGACATCCGCCTCGTCATGGACCTCGTCGTGAACCACACGTCCGACGAACACACGTGGTTCCAGCAGTCCCGCCGCGAGGTCGACCCCTACACCGACTACTACATCTGGCGGGAGGGAGAGTCGGGCGACCCACCGAACAACTGGGAGTCGCTGTTCGGCGGCTCGGCCTGGACCTACGACGAGGTCCGCGGGGAGTACTACCTCCACCTGTTCGACGAGAAACAGCCCGACCTGGACTGGCGGAACCCCGCGGTTCGCGAGGACGTCTACGAGATGATGCGCTGGTGGCTCGACCGGGACGTCGACGGCTTCCGAATGGACGTCGTCAACCTGCTGTCGAAGACCGAGGGGTTCCCCGACGGCGACGCCGGGTCCGTGGTCACCGGCAGCGAGCACTTCATCAACGGTCCCCGGATGCACGAGTACCTCCGCGAGATGGACGAGCGGGTGCTCTCGAACTACGACGACATCGTCACGGTCGGGGAGATGCCGGGGGTCTCCGTGGACGGCGCGCGCGAGTACGTCAGCGACGGGCCGCTCGACATGGTGTTCCACTTCGAGCACATGCGCCTCGACGCCGGGGAGGGGGACGCGTGGGACTTCCGCGACTGGGAGCTCTCCGACCTCAAGGAGACGTTCACGCGCTGGCAGACCGGGCTCGCCGAGGACGGGTGGAACGCGCTGTACCTCAACAACCACGACCAGCCACGGATGGTCTCCCGCTTCGGCGACGAGGAGTACCGCGTCACGTCGGCGAAGCTGCTCGGGACCCTGCTCCACACGCTTCGGGGGACGCCGTTCGTCTACCAGGGCGAGGAGATCGGCATGACGAACGTCCCGTTCGAGAGCGCCGGGCAGTTCGCCGACGTGGAGACGCTCCGGTACGTCGAACGGATGCTGGAGCGCGATGACGTCGAGGGGTTCGCGGACATCAGCGAGGCCGTCAGGTACGGGAGTCGCGACAACGCCCGCACGCCGATGCAGTGGTCCGACGAGCCCAACGGCGGGTTCACCACCGGCGAGCCGTGGCTGGCGGTCAACCCCAACTACCCCGAGGTGAACGTCGAGGACGCGCGCGCCGACCCGAACTCCGTCTGGCACTACTACCGTCGACTCGCCGACCTCCGCGAGGAACACGACGTGCTGGTGTACGGCCGCTACGACCTCGTCGCGCCGGAGCATCCGCAGATCTACTCGTACCTCCGGAGCCTCGGCGACGAGCGGGCGCTCGTCGTCCTGAACTTCTTCGGCGACGAGCCCCGGTTCGACCTCCCGGAGTCGATCGAGTACGGGGAGGCCGACCTCCTGCTCGCGAACTACGACGTCGAACGGCCGGCCCCGCCCGACGCGTTCGACCTGCGTCCCTACGAGGCCCGGGTCTACCGGCTCGACTGA
- a CDS encoding glycosyltransferase family 39 protein: protein MSGDSAGGSDDSTGNPGDATGKRSTSTGEPGSSVVSNREQSGAFTRAFAGARAWPDAPFSRADAPWVGGVLAVGLAVAATYVLTNPYPAFGAGLYTVIADGIRASGYGLPAGVSGYTTEPVPVAYPPLGFYVLAVLRDLGVGTFAAARFLPPLVTAAALVPAYLLGRDLLDGRAQGCAAALLLGVNPQVLQWHISAGGVVRAPAFLFALSSSYAALRLFRDRDSTWLPAAVVLFALTVLTHPTYTLFAVLTAVLFWIGFDRTLSGLLRGTAMGLGGAAVTAPWWVTVATIHGPTVFAAAAGTHGGVGGGLFSGVSIWTFVPLTAAVILALAGRRVLPAWVVVAEIAFAQPRFVYTVGSFAVVGVAVELARRFPRIVPDRPGARRVLVAAILVTGAIAGVGQLGYSFASTTDRTTPAFVDDDDVAAMEWAAAETEPDSTFVVLGDAAEWFPAVADRTILVAPWGSEWRTPETYARHLGAFKNASACGTAGCLDASLAPVDPDPDYLYVPRGGYTVRGFRYVQFGTLERSLELTGRYERVYANDGVVIYRVRDDDA from the coding sequence ATGAGCGGCGACTCGGCGGGCGGGAGCGACGATTCGACCGGGAACCCCGGGGACGCGACCGGAAAGCGCAGCACGTCGACGGGGGAGCCCGGCTCGTCGGTCGTATCGAACCGGGAGCAATCCGGCGCGTTCACTCGGGCGTTCGCGGGCGCACGCGCCTGGCCGGACGCGCCGTTCTCCCGCGCAGACGCGCCGTGGGTCGGTGGTGTGCTGGCGGTCGGCCTCGCGGTCGCGGCGACGTACGTCCTCACGAACCCGTACCCGGCGTTCGGCGCCGGGCTCTACACCGTCATCGCCGACGGCATCCGGGCGTCCGGGTACGGGCTCCCCGCGGGCGTCTCCGGCTACACGACCGAACCTGTGCCGGTCGCGTACCCGCCGCTCGGCTTCTACGTGCTCGCCGTCCTCCGCGATCTCGGGGTCGGCACGTTCGCCGCCGCGCGGTTCCTCCCGCCGCTGGTCACCGCCGCCGCGCTCGTCCCGGCGTACCTGCTCGGGCGCGACCTGCTCGACGGACGGGCGCAGGGCTGTGCTGCCGCGCTCCTGCTCGGGGTGAACCCGCAGGTGCTGCAGTGGCACATCTCGGCCGGCGGGGTGGTCCGCGCCCCCGCGTTCCTGTTCGCGCTCTCGAGTTCGTACGCGGCGCTCCGCCTGTTCCGGGACCGCGACTCGACGTGGCTCCCGGCCGCCGTCGTCCTGTTCGCGCTCACGGTGCTCACGCACCCGACCTACACGCTGTTCGCCGTCCTCACCGCCGTGCTGTTCTGGATCGGCTTCGACCGGACGCTGTCCGGACTGCTCCGGGGGACGGCGATGGGGCTCGGCGGCGCGGCGGTGACCGCTCCGTGGTGGGTGACCGTCGCCACGATCCATGGCCCGACCGTGTTCGCCGCCGCCGCCGGCACCCACGGCGGCGTCGGCGGCGGGCTGTTCTCGGGCGTGTCCATCTGGACGTTCGTCCCCCTCACGGCCGCCGTCATCCTCGCGCTCGCGGGGCGTCGCGTGCTGCCCGCCTGGGTCGTCGTCGCGGAGATCGCGTTCGCCCAGCCGCGGTTCGTGTACACCGTCGGCTCGTTCGCGGTCGTCGGCGTGGCGGTCGAACTCGCCCGCCGGTTCCCGAGAATCGTCCCCGACCGACCGGGGGCCCGTCGGGTCCTCGTGGCGGCGATCCTCGTCACCGGCGCGATCGCCGGGGTGGGCCAGCTCGGCTACTCGTTCGCGTCCACGACCGACAGGACGACCCCGGCGTTCGTCGACGACGACGACGTGGCCGCGATGGAGTGGGCCGCCGCGGAGACCGAGCCGGACTCCACGTTCGTCGTGCTCGGCGACGCGGCCGAGTGGTTCCCGGCGGTGGCCGATCGCACCATCCTGGTCGCCCCCTGGGGGTCGGAGTGGCGGACGCCCGAGACGTACGCGCGCCACCTCGGCGCGTTCAAGAACGCCTCGGCCTGTGGGACCGCCGGGTGTCTCGACGCGTCGCTCGCCCCCGTCGACCCCGACCCGGACTACCTCTACGTCCCGCGCGGCGGGTACACGGTTCGGGGGTTCCGGTACGTCCAGTTCGGCACGCTCGAGCGGTCGCTCGAACTCACCGGGCGGTACGAACGGGTGTACGCGAACGACGGCGTGGTCATCTATCGCGTTCGCGACGACGACGCGTGA
- a CDS encoding polysaccharide deacetylase family protein, which yields MGDIDIAIGVDVDAVAGWLGSYGGEDSRADLSRGLSAGNEGVPRMLTVFENEGIDTSWYVPGHTIETFREEIEAVADAGHELGIHGYSHENPTDLSRDQEAAIIEASIDLVEDVTGSRPVGHRASWWEFSENTAELLDEYDFLYDSSLMESEFEPRQVRKGDSWEKIDYEEDPETWMEPYGYGEELDVVEVPISWYRDDIPPMMFIKHPYYNMGYASPEMIHEELYKAQFDFLYDRRGAGVYTLTIHPDVHGKPHMIPLLEEFIQYVMGHSGVEFLTLEAIANKYRDDPSVYEPEGEFV from the coding sequence ATGGGAGACATCGACATCGCGATCGGCGTCGACGTCGACGCCGTCGCTGGCTGGCTGGGATCGTACGGTGGCGAGGACTCCCGGGCGGACCTCTCGCGCGGGCTCTCGGCCGGAAACGAGGGCGTTCCGCGGATGCTCACCGTGTTCGAGAACGAGGGAATCGACACCTCCTGGTACGTTCCGGGTCACACCATCGAGACGTTCCGGGAGGAGATCGAAGCGGTCGCGGACGCGGGCCACGAACTCGGTATTCACGGCTACTCCCACGAGAACCCGACCGACCTCTCACGTGACCAGGAGGCAGCCATCATCGAGGCGTCGATCGACCTCGTCGAGGACGTGACCGGCTCCCGGCCGGTCGGACACCGGGCCAGCTGGTGGGAGTTCAGCGAGAACACCGCCGAACTCCTCGACGAGTACGACTTCCTCTACGACAGCAGCCTGATGGAGAGCGAGTTCGAACCACGACAGGTCCGGAAGGGCGATAGCTGGGAGAAGATCGACTACGAGGAGGACCCCGAGACGTGGATGGAGCCGTACGGATACGGCGAGGAACTCGACGTCGTGGAGGTCCCCATCAGCTGGTATCGCGACGACATCCCGCCCATGATGTTCATCAAACACCCCTACTACAACATGGGGTACGCGAGCCCGGAGATGATCCACGAGGAGCTGTACAAGGCGCAGTTCGACTTCCTGTACGACCGGCGCGGGGCCGGCGTCTACACGCTCACCATCCATCCCGACGTCCACGGCAAGCCGCACATGATCCCGCTGCTCGAGGAGTTCATCCAGTACGTGATGGGTCACTCCGGCGTCGAGTTCCTGACGCTCGAAGCGATCGCCAACAAGTACCGGGACGACCCCTCGGTGTACGAGCCGGAGGGCGAGTTCGTCTGA